In a single window of the Chelonia mydas isolate rCheMyd1 chromosome 8, rCheMyd1.pri.v2, whole genome shotgun sequence genome:
- the LOC102933112 gene encoding nuclear autoantigenic sperm protein isoform X5, with amino-acid sequence MKSAAACAELAPGPPPSCRMEEELAAPSTSADKTDSMDVDGEAKKLLGLGQKHLVLGNIPAAVNAFQEAASILGKKYGETADECAEAFFYYGKSLLELARMENGVLGNALEGVQVEEEEGEKAEDDSMVENADNIDEEAREELREQVYNAMGEKEESKKSAEESPVLNEAGKETEGEDVEMGGKTREEEAIADVETKLKEKAEEQVEADMQEKTVAGEQVAEATEERVEAATEEEAVAEATEERVEAATEEEAVAEATEERVEAATEEEAVAEATEERVEAATEEEAVAEATEERVEAATEEEAVAEATEERVEEATEEEAAAEATEERVEAATEEEAAAEATEERVEAATEEEAAAEATEERVEAATEEEAVAEATEERVEAATEEEAVAEATEERVEAATEEEAVAEAMEEKLNKSKEALASKETLFAAGNATTPAEGKEPANEIETEEKVEVAVKVEKERDDLMEEGDGAKVEKEEEKDDLMEEGEETEGSDEEDKENDKTEDNKENDSTVEDKSFQESEEDEVGNLELAWDMLELAKVIYKRQETKEAQLHAAQAHLKLGEVSIESENYAQAIEEFQACLALQQKYLEAHDRLLAESHYQLALAYHYNSQFDDAILQFRKSVEVIDKRMVMLTERIKKAEGGSTEDEKEIEELNGLLPEIKEKIEDSKESQKSARVAELALKATLVGGATSSFTQSEESCSISTIPVRKPADGASQCVTDISHLVRKKRKPEEETQQGDNEAKKSKPEPAVNGGGDAAPSGNEVAEKMEEEETEKRPQVESGAAVESTV; translated from the exons ATGAAATCTGCTGCCGCCtgtgctgagctcgccccagGCCCCCCGCCTAG TTGTAGAATGGAAGAGGAATTGGCTGCTCCCTCCACTTCTGCAGACAAAACTGATAG TATGGATGTGGATGGAGAAGCCAAAAAACTGCTGGGCTTAGGGCAGAAACACTTGGTATTGGGAAATATTCCGGCAGCTGTTAATGCATTCCAGGAGGCTGCTAGTATATT GGGTAAAAAGTATGGTGAGACAGCTGATGAATGTGCAGAAGCTTTTTTTTACTATGGAAAATCTCTCCTGGAGTTAGCAAG AATGGAAAATGGTGTATTGGGAAATGCCTTGGAAGGAGTGCAAGTGGAAGAAGAAGAAGGCGAAAAAGCAGAAGATGACTCAATGGTAGAAAATGCTGATAACATAGATG AAGAAGCAAGGGAGGAGTTGAGAGAGCAGGTATATAACGCcatgggggaaaaggaagaatcCAAAAAATCTGCAGAAGAGTCTCCAGTACTGAATGAAGCTGGGAAGGAAACAGAAGGAGAGGATGTGGAGATGGGAGGTAAAACAAGAGAAGAGGAAGCAATTGCTGACGTGGAGACGAAGCTTAAAGAGAAGGCAGAAGAGCAGGTAGAGGCAGATATGCAGGAGAAGACAGTGGCAGGAGAGCAGGTGGCAGAAGCCACAGAAGAGCGGGTAGAGGCAGCCACGGAAGAGGAGGCAGTGGCAGAAGCCACAGAAGAGCGGGTAGAGGCAGCCACGGAAGAGGAGGCAGTGGCAGAAGCCACAGAAGAGCGGGTAGAGGCAGCCACGGAAGAGGAGGCAGTGGCAGAAGCCACAGAAGAGCGGGTAGAGGCAGCCACGGAAGAGGAGGCAGTGGCAGAAGCCACAGAAGAGCGGGTAGAGGCAGCCACGGAAGAGGAGGCAGTGGCAGAAGCCACAGAAGAGCGGGTAGAGGAAGCCACGGAAGAGGAGGCAGCGGCAGAAGCTACAGAAGAGCGGGTAGAGGCAGCCACGGAAGAGGAGGCAGCGGCAGAAGCCACAGAAGAGCGGGTAGAGGCAGCCACGGAAGAGGAGGCAGCGGCAGAAGCCACAGAAGAGCGGGTAGAGGCAGCCACGGAAGAGGAGGCCGTGGCAGAAGCCACAGAAGAGCGGGTAGAGGCAGCCACGGAAGAGGAGGCCGTGGCAGAAGCCACAGAAGAGCGGGTAGAGGCAGCCACGGAAGAGGAGGCCGTGGCAGAAGCCATGGAAGAGAAGCTAAACAAGTCAAAAGAGGCACTGGCCTCAAAAGAAACACTGTTTGCAGCTGGAAATGCCACTACACCTGCAGAGGGCAAAGAGCCAGCTAATGAAAtagaaactgaagaaaaagttGAAGTAGCTGTTAaggtagagaaagagagagatgaccTGATGGAAGAGGGAGATGGTGCTAAGGtagaaaaagaagaggagaaagatgaCCTGATGGAAGAGGGTGAAG AAACAGAAGGATCAGATGAGGAAGATAAAGAAAATGACAAAACTGAAGATAATAAAGAAAATGACTCGACCGTTGAAGATAAG TCTTTTCAGGAAAGTGAAGAGGATGAAGTTGGAAATCTGGAGCTGGCTTGGGATATGCTGGAGTTGGCAAAAGTAATCTATAAAAG acaggaaacaaaagaagCTCAGCTCCATGCTGCTCAGGCTCACCTGAAACTAGGAGAAGTTAGCATTGAATCTG AAAACTATGCACAAGCTATAGAAGAGTTTCAGGCATGCCTCGCCTTACAGCAGAAGTACCTAGAGGCCCATGACCGCCTGCTAGCAGAGTCACACTACCAGCTGGCACTGGCATATCACTACAACAGCCAGTTTGATGACGCAATTCTGCAGTTCCGTAAATCAGTAGAAGTCATTGACAAAAGAATGG TGATGCTGACTGAACGAATAAAGAAAGCAGAAGGAGGATCCACTGAAGATGAGAAGGAGATCGAAGAATTAAACGGACTACTTCCTGAAATTAAGGAAAAGATAGAGGATTCAAAGGAGTCTCAAAAGAGTGCAAGAGTAGCTGAACTGGCTTTGAAAGCAACTCTG GTTGGAGGCGCTACCTCCAGTTTTACACAGAGTGAAGAAAGCTGTTCCATTTCCACG ATCCCAGTAAGAAAACCAGCTGATGGAGCATCCCAGTGTGTTACAGACATCTCTCATCTTGTCAGAAAAAAG
- the LOC102933112 gene encoding nuclear autoantigenic sperm protein isoform X3, which produces MLVGGRGAPQGKPAAALGAGLSASRGLGCCLCRMEEELAAPSTSADKTDSMDVDGEAKKLLGLGQKHLVLGNIPAAVNAFQEAASILGKKYGETADECAEAFFYYGKSLLELARMENGVLGNALEGVQVEEEEGEKAEDDSMVENADNIDEEAREELREQVYNAMGEKEESKKSAEESPVLNEAGKETEGEDVEMGGKTREEEAIADVETKLKEKAEEQVEADMQEKTVAGEQVAEATEERVEAATEEEAVAEATEERVEAATEEEAVAEATEERVEAATEEEAVAEATEERVEAATEEEAVAEATEERVEAATEEEAVAEATEERVEEATEEEAAAEATEERVEAATEEEAAAEATEERVEAATEEEAAAEATEERVEAATEEEAVAEATEERVEAATEEEAVAEATEERVEAATEEEAVAEAMEEKLNKSKEALASKETLFAAGNATTPAEGKEPANEIETEEKVEVAVKVEKERDDLMEEGDGAKVEKEEEKDDLMEEGEETEGSDEEDKENDKTEDNKENDSTVEDKESEEDEVGNLELAWDMLELAKVIYKRQETKEAQLHAAQAHLKLGEVSIESENYAQAIEEFQACLALQQKYLEAHDRLLAESHYQLALAYHYNSQFDDAILQFRKSVEVIDKRMVMLTERIKKAEGGSTEDEKEIEELNGLLPEIKEKIEDSKESQKSARVAELALKATLVGGATSSFTQSEESCSISTIPVRKPADGASQCVTDISHLVRKKRKPEEETQQGDNEAKKSKPEPAVNGGGDAAPSGNEVAEKMEEEETEKRPQVESGAAVESTV; this is translated from the exons ATGTTGGTTGGGGGCAGAGGAGCCCCACAAGGCAAACCTGCGgcggcgctgggggcggggctatCCGCGTCACGTGGCCTCGGCTGCTGCCT TTGTAGAATGGAAGAGGAATTGGCTGCTCCCTCCACTTCTGCAGACAAAACTGATAG TATGGATGTGGATGGAGAAGCCAAAAAACTGCTGGGCTTAGGGCAGAAACACTTGGTATTGGGAAATATTCCGGCAGCTGTTAATGCATTCCAGGAGGCTGCTAGTATATT GGGTAAAAAGTATGGTGAGACAGCTGATGAATGTGCAGAAGCTTTTTTTTACTATGGAAAATCTCTCCTGGAGTTAGCAAG AATGGAAAATGGTGTATTGGGAAATGCCTTGGAAGGAGTGCAAGTGGAAGAAGAAGAAGGCGAAAAAGCAGAAGATGACTCAATGGTAGAAAATGCTGATAACATAGATG AAGAAGCAAGGGAGGAGTTGAGAGAGCAGGTATATAACGCcatgggggaaaaggaagaatcCAAAAAATCTGCAGAAGAGTCTCCAGTACTGAATGAAGCTGGGAAGGAAACAGAAGGAGAGGATGTGGAGATGGGAGGTAAAACAAGAGAAGAGGAAGCAATTGCTGACGTGGAGACGAAGCTTAAAGAGAAGGCAGAAGAGCAGGTAGAGGCAGATATGCAGGAGAAGACAGTGGCAGGAGAGCAGGTGGCAGAAGCCACAGAAGAGCGGGTAGAGGCAGCCACGGAAGAGGAGGCAGTGGCAGAAGCCACAGAAGAGCGGGTAGAGGCAGCCACGGAAGAGGAGGCAGTGGCAGAAGCCACAGAAGAGCGGGTAGAGGCAGCCACGGAAGAGGAGGCAGTGGCAGAAGCCACAGAAGAGCGGGTAGAGGCAGCCACGGAAGAGGAGGCAGTGGCAGAAGCCACAGAAGAGCGGGTAGAGGCAGCCACGGAAGAGGAGGCAGTGGCAGAAGCCACAGAAGAGCGGGTAGAGGAAGCCACGGAAGAGGAGGCAGCGGCAGAAGCTACAGAAGAGCGGGTAGAGGCAGCCACGGAAGAGGAGGCAGCGGCAGAAGCCACAGAAGAGCGGGTAGAGGCAGCCACGGAAGAGGAGGCAGCGGCAGAAGCCACAGAAGAGCGGGTAGAGGCAGCCACGGAAGAGGAGGCCGTGGCAGAAGCCACAGAAGAGCGGGTAGAGGCAGCCACGGAAGAGGAGGCCGTGGCAGAAGCCACAGAAGAGCGGGTAGAGGCAGCCACGGAAGAGGAGGCCGTGGCAGAAGCCATGGAAGAGAAGCTAAACAAGTCAAAAGAGGCACTGGCCTCAAAAGAAACACTGTTTGCAGCTGGAAATGCCACTACACCTGCAGAGGGCAAAGAGCCAGCTAATGAAAtagaaactgaagaaaaagttGAAGTAGCTGTTAaggtagagaaagagagagatgaccTGATGGAAGAGGGAGATGGTGCTAAGGtagaaaaagaagaggagaaagatgaCCTGATGGAAGAGGGTGAAG AAACAGAAGGATCAGATGAGGAAGATAAAGAAAATGACAAAACTGAAGATAATAAAGAAAATGACTCGACCGTTGAAGATAAG GAAAGTGAAGAGGATGAAGTTGGAAATCTGGAGCTGGCTTGGGATATGCTGGAGTTGGCAAAAGTAATCTATAAAAG acaggaaacaaaagaagCTCAGCTCCATGCTGCTCAGGCTCACCTGAAACTAGGAGAAGTTAGCATTGAATCTG AAAACTATGCACAAGCTATAGAAGAGTTTCAGGCATGCCTCGCCTTACAGCAGAAGTACCTAGAGGCCCATGACCGCCTGCTAGCAGAGTCACACTACCAGCTGGCACTGGCATATCACTACAACAGCCAGTTTGATGACGCAATTCTGCAGTTCCGTAAATCAGTAGAAGTCATTGACAAAAGAATGG TGATGCTGACTGAACGAATAAAGAAAGCAGAAGGAGGATCCACTGAAGATGAGAAGGAGATCGAAGAATTAAACGGACTACTTCCTGAAATTAAGGAAAAGATAGAGGATTCAAAGGAGTCTCAAAAGAGTGCAAGAGTAGCTGAACTGGCTTTGAAAGCAACTCTG GTTGGAGGCGCTACCTCCAGTTTTACACAGAGTGAAGAAAGCTGTTCCATTTCCACG ATCCCAGTAAGAAAACCAGCTGATGGAGCATCCCAGTGTGTTACAGACATCTCTCATCTTGTCAGAAAAAAG
- the LOC102933112 gene encoding nuclear autoantigenic sperm protein isoform X4, giving the protein MVKRAHFVIPSSFHQRPPPSLSQSCRMEEELAAPSTSADKTDSMDVDGEAKKLLGLGQKHLVLGNIPAAVNAFQEAASILGKKYGETADECAEAFFYYGKSLLELARMENGVLGNALEGVQVEEEEGEKAEDDSMVENADNIDEEAREELREQVYNAMGEKEESKKSAEESPVLNEAGKETEGEDVEMGGKTREEEAIADVETKLKEKAEEQVEADMQEKTVAGEQVAEATEERVEAATEEEAVAEATEERVEAATEEEAVAEATEERVEAATEEEAVAEATEERVEAATEEEAVAEATEERVEAATEEEAVAEATEERVEEATEEEAAAEATEERVEAATEEEAAAEATEERVEAATEEEAAAEATEERVEAATEEEAVAEATEERVEAATEEEAVAEATEERVEAATEEEAVAEAMEEKLNKSKEALASKETLFAAGNATTPAEGKEPANEIETEEKVEVAVKVEKERDDLMEEGDGAKVEKEEEKDDLMEEGEETEGSDEEDKENDKTEDNKENDSTVEDKSFQESEEDEVGNLELAWDMLELAKVIYKRQETKEAQLHAAQAHLKLGEVSIESENYAQAIEEFQACLALQQKYLEAHDRLLAESHYQLALAYHYNSQFDDAILQFRKSVEVIDKRMVMLTERIKKAEGGSTEDEKEIEELNGLLPEIKEKIEDSKESQKSARVAELALKATLVGGATSSFTQSEESCSISTIPVRKPADGASQCVTDISHLVRKKRKPEEETQQGDNEAKKSKPEPAVNGGGDAAPSGNEVAEKMEEEETEKRPQVESGAAVESTV; this is encoded by the exons ATGGTAAAGAGGGCACATTTTGTAATCCCATCTTCATTTCACCAAAGGCCTCCACCTTCACTGAGCCAGAG TTGTAGAATGGAAGAGGAATTGGCTGCTCCCTCCACTTCTGCAGACAAAACTGATAG TATGGATGTGGATGGAGAAGCCAAAAAACTGCTGGGCTTAGGGCAGAAACACTTGGTATTGGGAAATATTCCGGCAGCTGTTAATGCATTCCAGGAGGCTGCTAGTATATT GGGTAAAAAGTATGGTGAGACAGCTGATGAATGTGCAGAAGCTTTTTTTTACTATGGAAAATCTCTCCTGGAGTTAGCAAG AATGGAAAATGGTGTATTGGGAAATGCCTTGGAAGGAGTGCAAGTGGAAGAAGAAGAAGGCGAAAAAGCAGAAGATGACTCAATGGTAGAAAATGCTGATAACATAGATG AAGAAGCAAGGGAGGAGTTGAGAGAGCAGGTATATAACGCcatgggggaaaaggaagaatcCAAAAAATCTGCAGAAGAGTCTCCAGTACTGAATGAAGCTGGGAAGGAAACAGAAGGAGAGGATGTGGAGATGGGAGGTAAAACAAGAGAAGAGGAAGCAATTGCTGACGTGGAGACGAAGCTTAAAGAGAAGGCAGAAGAGCAGGTAGAGGCAGATATGCAGGAGAAGACAGTGGCAGGAGAGCAGGTGGCAGAAGCCACAGAAGAGCGGGTAGAGGCAGCCACGGAAGAGGAGGCAGTGGCAGAAGCCACAGAAGAGCGGGTAGAGGCAGCCACGGAAGAGGAGGCAGTGGCAGAAGCCACAGAAGAGCGGGTAGAGGCAGCCACGGAAGAGGAGGCAGTGGCAGAAGCCACAGAAGAGCGGGTAGAGGCAGCCACGGAAGAGGAGGCAGTGGCAGAAGCCACAGAAGAGCGGGTAGAGGCAGCCACGGAAGAGGAGGCAGTGGCAGAAGCCACAGAAGAGCGGGTAGAGGAAGCCACGGAAGAGGAGGCAGCGGCAGAAGCTACAGAAGAGCGGGTAGAGGCAGCCACGGAAGAGGAGGCAGCGGCAGAAGCCACAGAAGAGCGGGTAGAGGCAGCCACGGAAGAGGAGGCAGCGGCAGAAGCCACAGAAGAGCGGGTAGAGGCAGCCACGGAAGAGGAGGCCGTGGCAGAAGCCACAGAAGAGCGGGTAGAGGCAGCCACGGAAGAGGAGGCCGTGGCAGAAGCCACAGAAGAGCGGGTAGAGGCAGCCACGGAAGAGGAGGCCGTGGCAGAAGCCATGGAAGAGAAGCTAAACAAGTCAAAAGAGGCACTGGCCTCAAAAGAAACACTGTTTGCAGCTGGAAATGCCACTACACCTGCAGAGGGCAAAGAGCCAGCTAATGAAAtagaaactgaagaaaaagttGAAGTAGCTGTTAaggtagagaaagagagagatgaccTGATGGAAGAGGGAGATGGTGCTAAGGtagaaaaagaagaggagaaagatgaCCTGATGGAAGAGGGTGAAG AAACAGAAGGATCAGATGAGGAAGATAAAGAAAATGACAAAACTGAAGATAATAAAGAAAATGACTCGACCGTTGAAGATAAG TCTTTTCAGGAAAGTGAAGAGGATGAAGTTGGAAATCTGGAGCTGGCTTGGGATATGCTGGAGTTGGCAAAAGTAATCTATAAAAG acaggaaacaaaagaagCTCAGCTCCATGCTGCTCAGGCTCACCTGAAACTAGGAGAAGTTAGCATTGAATCTG AAAACTATGCACAAGCTATAGAAGAGTTTCAGGCATGCCTCGCCTTACAGCAGAAGTACCTAGAGGCCCATGACCGCCTGCTAGCAGAGTCACACTACCAGCTGGCACTGGCATATCACTACAACAGCCAGTTTGATGACGCAATTCTGCAGTTCCGTAAATCAGTAGAAGTCATTGACAAAAGAATGG TGATGCTGACTGAACGAATAAAGAAAGCAGAAGGAGGATCCACTGAAGATGAGAAGGAGATCGAAGAATTAAACGGACTACTTCCTGAAATTAAGGAAAAGATAGAGGATTCAAAGGAGTCTCAAAAGAGTGCAAGAGTAGCTGAACTGGCTTTGAAAGCAACTCTG GTTGGAGGCGCTACCTCCAGTTTTACACAGAGTGAAGAAAGCTGTTCCATTTCCACG ATCCCAGTAAGAAAACCAGCTGATGGAGCATCCCAGTGTGTTACAGACATCTCTCATCTTGTCAGAAAAAAG
- the LOC102933112 gene encoding nuclear autoantigenic sperm protein isoform X6: MLVGGRGAPQGKPAAALGAGLSASRGLGCCLCRMEEELAAPSTSADKTDSMDVDGEAKKLLGLGQKHLVLGNIPAAVNAFQEAASILGKKYGETADECAEAFFYYGKSLLELARMENGVLGNALEGVQVEEEEGEKAEDDSMVENADNIDEEAREELREQVYNAMGEKEESKKSAEESPVLNEAGKETEGEDVEMGGKTREEEAIADVETKLKEKAEEQVEADMQEKTVAGEQVAEATEERVEAATEEEAVAEATEERVEAATEEEAVAEATEERVEAATEEEAVAEATEERVEAATEEEAVAEATEERVEAATEEEAVAEATEERVEEATEEEAAAEATEERVEAATEEEAAAEATEERVEAATEEEAAAEATEERVEAATEEEAVAEATEERVEAATEEEAVAEAMEEKLNKSKEALASKETLFAAGNATTPAEGKEPANEIETEEKVEVAVKVEKERDDLMEEGDGAKVEKEEEKDDLMEEGEETEGSDEEDKENDKTEDNKENDSTVEDKSFQESEEDEVGNLELAWDMLELAKVIYKRQETKEAQLHAAQAHLKLGEVSIESENYAQAIEEFQACLALQQKYLEAHDRLLAESHYQLALAYHYNSQFDDAILQFRKSVEVIDKRMVMLTERIKKAEGGSTEDEKEIEELNGLLPEIKEKIEDSKESQKSARVAELALKATLVGGATSSFTQSEESCSISTIPVRKPADGASQCVTDISHLVRKKRKPEEETQQGDNEAKKSKPEPAVNGGGDAAPSGNEVAEKMEEEETEKRPQVESGAAVESTV; the protein is encoded by the exons ATGTTGGTTGGGGGCAGAGGAGCCCCACAAGGCAAACCTGCGgcggcgctgggggcggggctatCCGCGTCACGTGGCCTCGGCTGCTGCCT TTGTAGAATGGAAGAGGAATTGGCTGCTCCCTCCACTTCTGCAGACAAAACTGATAG TATGGATGTGGATGGAGAAGCCAAAAAACTGCTGGGCTTAGGGCAGAAACACTTGGTATTGGGAAATATTCCGGCAGCTGTTAATGCATTCCAGGAGGCTGCTAGTATATT GGGTAAAAAGTATGGTGAGACAGCTGATGAATGTGCAGAAGCTTTTTTTTACTATGGAAAATCTCTCCTGGAGTTAGCAAG AATGGAAAATGGTGTATTGGGAAATGCCTTGGAAGGAGTGCAAGTGGAAGAAGAAGAAGGCGAAAAAGCAGAAGATGACTCAATGGTAGAAAATGCTGATAACATAGATG AAGAAGCAAGGGAGGAGTTGAGAGAGCAGGTATATAACGCcatgggggaaaaggaagaatcCAAAAAATCTGCAGAAGAGTCTCCAGTACTGAATGAAGCTGGGAAGGAAACAGAAGGAGAGGATGTGGAGATGGGAGGTAAAACAAGAGAAGAGGAAGCAATTGCTGACGTGGAGACGAAGCTTAAAGAGAAGGCAGAAGAGCAGGTAGAGGCAGATATGCAGGAGAAGACAGTGGCAGGAGAGCAGGTGGCAGAAGCCACAGAAGAGCGGGTAGAGGCAGCCACGGAAGAGGAGGCAGTGGCAGAAGCCACAGAAGAGCGGGTAGAGGCAGCCACGGAAGAGGAGGCAGTGGCAGAAGCCACAGAAGAGCGGGTAGAGGCAGCCACGGAAGAGGAGGCAGTGGCAGAAGCCACAGAAGAGCGGGTAGAGGCAGCCACGGAAGAGGAGGCAGTGGCAGAAGCCACAGAAGAGCGGGTAGAGGCAGCCACGGAAGAGGAGGCAGTGGCAGAAGCCACAGAAGAGCGGGTAGAGGAAGCCACGGAAGAGGAGGCAGCGGCAGAAGCTACAGAAGAGCGGGTAGAGGCAGCCACGGAAGAGGAGGCAGCGGCAGAAGCCACAGAAGAGCGGGTAGAGGCAGCCACGGAAGAGGAGGCAGCGGCAGAAGCCACAGAAGAGCGGGTAGAGGCAGCCACGGAAGAGGAGGCCGTGGCAGAAGCCACAGAAGAGCGGGTAGAGGCAGCCACGGAAGAGGAG GCCGTGGCAGAAGCCATGGAAGAGAAGCTAAACAAGTCAAAAGAGGCACTGGCCTCAAAAGAAACACTGTTTGCAGCTGGAAATGCCACTACACCTGCAGAGGGCAAAGAGCCAGCTAATGAAAtagaaactgaagaaaaagttGAAGTAGCTGTTAaggtagagaaagagagagatgaccTGATGGAAGAGGGAGATGGTGCTAAGGtagaaaaagaagaggagaaagatgaCCTGATGGAAGAGGGTGAAG AAACAGAAGGATCAGATGAGGAAGATAAAGAAAATGACAAAACTGAAGATAATAAAGAAAATGACTCGACCGTTGAAGATAAG TCTTTTCAGGAAAGTGAAGAGGATGAAGTTGGAAATCTGGAGCTGGCTTGGGATATGCTGGAGTTGGCAAAAGTAATCTATAAAAG acaggaaacaaaagaagCTCAGCTCCATGCTGCTCAGGCTCACCTGAAACTAGGAGAAGTTAGCATTGAATCTG AAAACTATGCACAAGCTATAGAAGAGTTTCAGGCATGCCTCGCCTTACAGCAGAAGTACCTAGAGGCCCATGACCGCCTGCTAGCAGAGTCACACTACCAGCTGGCACTGGCATATCACTACAACAGCCAGTTTGATGACGCAATTCTGCAGTTCCGTAAATCAGTAGAAGTCATTGACAAAAGAATGG TGATGCTGACTGAACGAATAAAGAAAGCAGAAGGAGGATCCACTGAAGATGAGAAGGAGATCGAAGAATTAAACGGACTACTTCCTGAAATTAAGGAAAAGATAGAGGATTCAAAGGAGTCTCAAAAGAGTGCAAGAGTAGCTGAACTGGCTTTGAAAGCAACTCTG GTTGGAGGCGCTACCTCCAGTTTTACACAGAGTGAAGAAAGCTGTTCCATTTCCACG ATCCCAGTAAGAAAACCAGCTGATGGAGCATCCCAGTGTGTTACAGACATCTCTCATCTTGTCAGAAAAAAG